A part of Candidatus Saccharibacteria bacterium genomic DNA contains:
- a CDS encoding GIY-YIG nuclease family protein codes for MNKALEDKLRTLPDSPGVYFHRSKHGEVIYVGKAAVLKNRVRHYFQNQNDRDAKTKALIGEIYDTDWIETESEIDALFLESEMVKRYMPRYNILLRDDKSQLYVRIDMKSEWPFVTTTRNPADDRATYIGPFYNGFAVKKALRYLRKVFPYYTKPPAGGRPDLDVHLGLSPSSDTTSIEYKTNLKKLIKYIKGGRVDIVKGIERDMKRAARAHQFETAADLRNKLGYLKELQRRIMFGDKEFLDISKDQALTKLSELLGLSRQPRRIEAIDVSHMSGADVVASLVVFINGVSSRQDYRKFKMTQQRNDDYEHIYETVFRRFSEKNIKSWGMPDLLLIDGGKGQLGSALDALEARQVQVPCIGIAKREEELVIHKSRSHIDVSYLACSRIKPIPGLFVQETKYHFEVNLHPEQRNAGSHSRNLRGNSGVTPYRDITLLIQRIRDEAHRFAVSYHTVLRRNGHAKSQLDGIAGIGPVLKKRLLTRFGSVRGVRSASFEQLAEVVGATRARRIASHIASTTIS; via the coding sequence GTGAATAAAGCACTAGAAGATAAGCTACGCACGTTACCTGACTCTCCAGGGGTATACTTCCATCGCTCAAAACACGGCGAAGTGATTTATGTTGGTAAAGCTGCCGTTCTCAAAAATCGTGTACGCCACTATTTCCAAAACCAAAACGATAGGGACGCAAAAACCAAAGCGCTGATCGGTGAAATCTATGATACTGATTGGATAGAAACCGAAAGCGAAATCGACGCACTATTTCTCGAAAGTGAAATGGTCAAGCGTTACATGCCAAGATATAATATTTTGCTGCGCGACGATAAATCTCAGCTCTATGTTAGAATCGACATGAAAAGCGAGTGGCCATTTGTAACAACAACACGCAATCCAGCAGACGATCGCGCAACCTATATCGGTCCGTTCTACAACGGCTTCGCAGTTAAGAAAGCACTCCGGTATTTGCGCAAAGTGTTTCCTTACTATACCAAGCCTCCAGCCGGTGGTCGACCCGACCTAGATGTTCACTTAGGGTTGAGTCCTAGCTCTGACACAACAAGTATTGAATACAAAACAAATCTTAAAAAACTTATTAAATATATTAAGGGTGGGCGAGTTGATATCGTAAAAGGTATCGAACGTGACATGAAGCGCGCAGCGCGTGCGCATCAATTTGAAACGGCAGCCGATCTACGCAATAAGTTAGGCTACCTGAAAGAATTACAGCGCCGTATTATGTTCGGCGACAAAGAGTTTCTCGATATCAGTAAAGACCAGGCGCTGACAAAACTGTCAGAGCTGTTGGGCCTGTCGCGCCAGCCGCGACGGATAGAGGCAATCGATGTGAGTCACATGAGCGGAGCAGATGTGGTGGCATCGCTCGTCGTATTTATCAACGGCGTCAGTAGTCGTCAGGACTACCGCAAATTCAAAATGACTCAGCAACGTAACGATGATTATGAGCATATTTACGAAACCGTGTTTCGTCGCTTTAGTGAAAAAAACATAAAGTCTTGGGGTATGCCCGATTTGCTATTGATTGATGGCGGCAAGGGGCAGCTGGGCTCGGCACTCGATGCACTTGAAGCACGCCAGGTACAGGTACCCTGCATCGGTATCGCAAAGCGCGAGGAAGAGCTGGTGATTCATAAATCCCGATCACACATCGACGTATCCTATCTTGCTTGCTCGCGTATTAAACCGATACCAGGGCTATTCGTACAGGAAACAAAATATCATTTCGAAGTAAATCTTCATCCGGAACAGCGCAACGCAGGCTCACATTCCCGCAATCTACGTGGCAACAGTGGTGTGACGCCCTATCGCGACATTACTCTCTTGATTCAACGTATCCGTGACGAAGCTCACCGCTTTGCAGTTAGTTACCATACTGTATTGCGACGGAATGGTCACGCCAAAAGTCAGCTCGACGGCATAGCGGGTATTGGCCCGGTACTCAAAAAGCGACTGTTAACACGATTTGGTAGCGTGAGAGGTGTTCGCAGTGCATCGTTTGAGCAGCTAGCCGAAGTAGTTGGCGCGACACGTGCTCGACGCATTGCTAGCCATATTGCATCAACTACAATTAGCTAG
- the secG gene encoding preprotein translocase subunit SecG, whose product MNIDSILQTITVGSALLMIIAILLQQRGASLGAGFGGSSELYTTRRGLDKNLFELTIFLAITFVLSILAGLVLPNLK is encoded by the coding sequence GTGAATATAGACAGTATACTTCAGACAATTACTGTTGGATCGGCTCTTTTGATGATAATTGCCATCCTGTTACAGCAACGTGGAGCAAGCCTTGGTGCTGGATTTGGTGGCTCAAGCGAGCTATACACCACACGGCGTGGACTCGATAAGAATTTATTTGAACTAACGATTTTTCTTGCGATTACGTTTGTGCTCTCTATTCTCGCCGGGCTAGTACTACCCAACTTAAAATAG
- a CDS encoding ABC transporter ATP-binding protein: MKKQKPTILVKGTLKLYWEQIRLDKLKFWVMTLFIPLAALMLDTAVPYYLAKAIGTFSTNDTEQMQTYLFTAGVFVLVGVVLNLIGFQTAVRHEAAVRTRLVVSSLDNLLRREQDFFANQKIGALTGKFIDFINGHVGIQDLFVLRTLSFLINLVVGLTIIFLQTPLLAGIIAILIVGLLVQIRLFRQMRDAIRAERKRLVSEVNGTAADSITNNLTVKTFAGEKEEVNRVLKVSAEYEKAHRKDFSLMSLEGSGRILFMQTFQIIAIIAIGSMLLNHSIPLSIAIFTIAYLQRLAATLFSLGELINGYDKILLQASPMTEILQEPPLVRDRSHKKLHVTAGAIDFTNVYYAYQDTKSIDVLHDFTLHIKAGQKVGLVGSSGAGKTTVTKLLLRFDDLDNGSVLIDGQNIADVTQASLRQSIAYVAQEPLLFHRSLAENIAYAHPYADIQQIRQAASEANALEFIERLPNGFDTIVGERGVKLSGGQRQRIAIARAILKNAPILVLDEATSALDSKSEQFIQRSLAKLMENRTSLVVAHRLSTIAKLDRIVVLDNGRVVEDGSHADLLAHKGIYAKLWAHQSGGFIEE; the protein is encoded by the coding sequence ATGAAAAAACAAAAGCCTACTATTCTAGTTAAAGGTACACTCAAGCTGTACTGGGAGCAAATTCGTCTCGATAAATTGAAGTTTTGGGTCATGACTTTGTTTATACCACTCGCTGCACTAATGCTTGACACTGCGGTGCCCTACTATCTCGCAAAGGCAATCGGCACTTTTTCAACCAACGATACGGAGCAAATGCAAACCTACTTATTTACTGCCGGAGTATTTGTACTAGTTGGCGTCGTACTCAACCTCATAGGCTTTCAAACAGCTGTGCGGCATGAAGCTGCTGTTCGCACGCGGCTCGTAGTTAGTTCCCTAGACAACCTGCTCCGCCGCGAGCAAGATTTCTTTGCAAACCAAAAAATTGGTGCCCTAACTGGGAAATTTATTGATTTCATTAACGGTCATGTTGGCATACAGGATTTGTTTGTTCTTCGGACACTATCGTTTCTCATTAATCTTGTTGTTGGGCTAACGATTATTTTTCTACAAACGCCGCTTCTTGCTGGAATCATTGCAATTCTTATCGTCGGGCTTCTCGTGCAAATACGGTTGTTTCGCCAAATGCGCGATGCGATTCGCGCCGAACGTAAACGACTGGTATCAGAAGTAAACGGTACGGCTGCAGACTCGATCACGAATAATCTTACCGTCAAAACATTTGCAGGTGAAAAAGAAGAAGTCAACCGCGTACTGAAAGTTAGTGCCGAATATGAAAAAGCGCATCGTAAAGATTTCTCGCTTATGTCGCTTGAAGGATCTGGACGGATATTGTTTATGCAGACGTTCCAAATTATTGCCATTATTGCGATTGGCAGTATGCTACTAAACCATTCCATACCACTTTCGATTGCGATTTTTACCATTGCGTATTTGCAGCGACTCGCGGCCACTCTATTTTCACTTGGCGAACTAATCAACGGGTATGACAAAATCTTACTGCAAGCGTCACCTATGACAGAAATACTCCAAGAGCCTCCACTAGTGCGCGACAGAAGCCACAAAAAGCTTCATGTAACGGCTGGTGCGATCGATTTTACTAATGTGTACTACGCCTACCAGGATACAAAGTCGATTGATGTCCTCCACGATTTTACACTCCATATTAAGGCCGGTCAGAAAGTCGGACTAGTCGGTAGTTCTGGCGCAGGAAAGACAACGGTCACCAAACTGCTTCTCAGATTTGATGATCTAGATAATGGCTCAGTGTTGATTGACGGTCAAAATATAGCAGACGTGACACAAGCCAGTCTTCGACAATCAATCGCTTACGTAGCCCAAGAGCCACTTCTTTTCCATCGATCACTTGCAGAAAACATTGCGTATGCACACCCATATGCCGATATACAGCAAATCAGGCAAGCTGCAAGTGAAGCGAATGCCCTAGAATTTATTGAGCGTTTGCCAAACGGATTTGACACGATTGTTGGTGAGCGAGGCGTAAAATTATCGGGCGGACAGCGTCAGCGAATTGCGATCGCGCGGGCAATTCTAAAAAACGCGCCAATTCTTGTCCTAGACGAAGCCACCAGTGCACTTGATAGCAAAAGCGAGCAGTTCATTCAACGCTCATTAGCTAAATTGATGGAAAACAGAACGAGCCTGGTTGTCGCACACCGGTTGTCGACAATCGCAAAACTTGATAGAATTGTCGTCCTCGACAACGGCAGAGTGGTTGAAGATGGGAGTCATGCCGATTTGCTCGCACATAAGGGAATATATGCCAAGTTGTGGGCACACCAAAGTGGCGGATTCATTGAGGAATAG
- the trxA gene encoding thioredoxin, with amino-acid sequence MMSLYNTLTKEEFDKKVLHNNKVVVVDFWAEWCPPCRAMAPILAAIAEKMSDDVEVVKVDIEASGDNSQLATTYGIQSIPNLHIFKAGTHVGQLVGLVPEAHLKDELKKYIDTD; translated from the coding sequence ATGATGAGCCTGTATAATACACTAACAAAAGAAGAATTCGATAAAAAAGTTCTTCACAACAACAAGGTAGTAGTCGTAGATTTCTGGGCTGAGTGGTGTCCGCCATGCCGCGCGATGGCGCCAATTCTTGCCGCTATCGCTGAAAAAATGAGTGATGACGTGGAGGTCGTAAAAGTCGACATAGAGGCATCGGGTGACAACAGTCAGCTTGCTACTACCTATGGCATCCAAAGTATCCCAAATCTTCACATTTTCAAGGCGGGTACACATGTGGGTCAGTTGGTTGGGCTCGTGCCCGAGGCCCATCTAAAAGATGAGCTCAAAAAGTATATCGACACCGACTAA
- a CDS encoding helix-turn-helix transcriptional regulator — protein sequence MSYEPEVHEAQTSILRALLFAKEAGFAELQKTTSLSSDHFNFHIKKLSEAGLIAKNDGRYTLTQRGKEYANRMDTDQNEIEKQPKVSVALLVERRVGNRREFLVQQRLKHPYYGFYGRLGGKVRWGESFEDAAARELEEEAGLTASFTYKLLFHKRDFKKSDRTLLEDKLFIVMHTDSATGELVDQFEGGKNFWMTEEEFTAQEKIFTSAHDFVVHMDNGVSYHAQDFFYNDTEY from the coding sequence ATGAGTTACGAACCTGAAGTTCACGAAGCACAAACAAGCATTCTACGCGCACTGTTGTTTGCGAAAGAGGCTGGGTTCGCCGAGCTGCAAAAAACAACAAGCCTTAGTAGTGACCACTTCAATTTTCATATCAAAAAGCTTTCCGAAGCTGGGCTAATTGCAAAAAACGATGGCCGCTACACGCTCACGCAGCGCGGCAAAGAATATGCCAATCGCATGGATACTGACCAAAATGAAATTGAAAAACAACCAAAAGTATCGGTCGCTCTGCTGGTAGAACGCCGGGTCGGCAATCGGCGCGAGTTCTTGGTTCAACAACGGCTCAAACACCCTTATTACGGATTTTATGGTCGACTTGGCGGCAAGGTGCGCTGGGGCGAGTCGTTTGAAGATGCAGCTGCACGTGAACTGGAAGAAGAAGCTGGGCTTACGGCATCGTTTACTTACAAATTATTGTTTCATAAACGAGATTTTAAAAAATCCGATCGCACGTTACTTGAAGACAAATTATTTATTGTTATGCATACAGATAGCGCGACAGGTGAGCTCGTGGACCAGTTCGAAGGCGGCAAAAACTTCTGGATGACTGAAGAAGAATTCACAGCGCAAGAAAAAATATTTACCAGCGCACATGACTTTGTGGTGCACATGGACAATGGTGTCAGCTATCACGCTCAAGATTTTTTCTACAATGACACTGAATATTAA
- a CDS encoding transcriptional repressor → MQQRRSTRYTREIQDILQRMGHATNSQIAKELRKKFPTVSDTTVHRVTQRLYKDGVFALAPQARDGSVRYDHTLKQHDHFGCSRCDGLTNMDIPEKYYEALRSKLGACNITGPLTVYGDCQKCSAHATSTSQ, encoded by the coding sequence ATGCAGCAAAGACGATCAACTAGGTATACCCGTGAAATCCAGGATATTTTACAGCGCATGGGACACGCAACCAATTCGCAAATAGCGAAAGAACTTCGTAAAAAATTTCCTACAGTCAGTGACACAACAGTTCATCGCGTAACGCAGCGCTTGTATAAAGACGGTGTGTTTGCTCTTGCGCCGCAGGCCCGTGACGGTTCGGTGCGCTATGACCATACCCTAAAACAGCACGATCACTTTGGCTGTTCGCGCTGTGATGGGCTGACAAATATGGATATCCCAGAAAAATATTACGAAGCATTACGCAGCAAACTCGGTGCCTGTAATATCACAGGCCCACTTACCGTTTATGGCGATTGCCAGAAATGTAGCGCCCATGCTACATCTACATCACAATAA
- a CDS encoding DUF285 domain-containing protein — MKHKYRGFTVVELIVVIVLLVMLATITIFAIGSWRTRVAESEAKNDAIQVASAMKNAKTWANGYPIFTEGTVFDGANATKAVYVPGQGVLVTYQSGDANNYCIEVRSKIISNVYYYIDTSTGGTSPQKGTCAGGLNSIPVPTDPGQTLFVFDTRLSGCVGTVQLPIASPASAAGSTINWGDGTTGSLTSTYPSHTYTKAGRYVVSYDGALASISGSSVAAGNRGCLTAIQQWSNTISPTSIDFRYSTNLSYVAEPPHTVTSMAYMFYGAPTFNQDISGWDVSNVITMGYMFNNATAFNQPIGSWNTANVTSMTYMFAGATAFNQPIGSWNTSKVSSMFAMFTNADAFNQPIGTWNTGNVLDMTAMFQGADVFNQPIGTWNTSKVTSMATLFNGATNFNQNISGWNVAAVTSMHMMFAGATAFNQPIGTWNTSNVTSMAYMFQTAYAFNQPIGTWNTSKVTNMTYMFYYATQFNQPISSWDTSKVTNMAYMFAFSSLFNQNISGWNVAAVTNHTSFRTNSALTAINAPPGW; from the coding sequence ATGAAGCATAAGTATCGTGGGTTTACAGTAGTAGAGCTTATTGTAGTTATCGTACTGCTTGTGATGTTGGCGACGATCACTATTTTTGCAATAGGTAGTTGGAGGACGCGTGTTGCTGAGAGCGAAGCAAAGAACGATGCTATTCAGGTTGCGTCAGCTATGAAGAATGCCAAAACTTGGGCAAATGGCTATCCCATATTCACAGAAGGTACTGTCTTTGATGGTGCCAATGCCACTAAGGCTGTATATGTGCCCGGTCAGGGCGTATTGGTGACGTATCAGTCTGGCGATGCGAACAACTACTGTATAGAGGTACGGAGCAAGATTATTTCGAACGTGTACTACTATATCGACACGTCGACTGGCGGGACAAGTCCGCAAAAGGGCACCTGTGCCGGGGGGTTAAATAGTATTCCGGTGCCAACCGATCCTGGCCAGACGTTGTTTGTGTTCGATACTAGGCTAAGCGGTTGTGTCGGAACGGTTCAGCTTCCGATTGCGTCGCCGGCCTCAGCTGCAGGGAGTACTATCAACTGGGGTGATGGTACTACCGGTTCGCTGACATCTACATATCCAAGTCATACCTACACCAAGGCTGGGCGGTATGTTGTCTCTTATGACGGTGCACTGGCTAGTATTTCTGGCTCTAGCGTGGCCGCCGGTAACCGTGGCTGTCTCACTGCTATACAGCAATGGTCGAACACTATTTCACCGACCAGTATTGATTTCAGATATTCTACCAATCTTAGCTATGTTGCAGAGCCGCCACATACGGTTACATCGATGGCATATATGTTTTACGGAGCCCCAACATTTAATCAGGACATATCGGGGTGGGATGTTTCTAATGTCATCACCATGGGATATATGTTCAATAATGCAACTGCCTTTAACCAACCAATCGGCTCTTGGAATACTGCTAACGTGACCAGTATGACCTATATGTTTGCAGGTGCAACTGCCTTTAACCAACCAATCGGCTCTTGGAATACAAGTAAAGTAAGTAGTATGTTTGCCATGTTCACAAATGCAGATGCCTTTAACCAACCAATCGGCACCTGGAATACCGGCAACGTTCTTGATATGACCGCCATGTTTCAGGGTGCTGACGTTTTTAACCAACCAATCGGCACCTGGAACACTAGTAAAGTAACCAGTATGGCGACTTTATTTAATGGTGCCACAAACTTCAACCAGAACATATCTGGCTGGAATGTGGCGGCTGTAACCAGTATGCACATGATGTTTGCAGGTGCAACCGCCTTTAATCAACCAATCGGCACCTGGAATACTAGCAATGTAACCAGTATGGCTTATATGTTCCAGACCGCATACGCCTTTAATCAACCAATCGGCACCTGGAACACTAGTAAAGTAACCAATATGACATATATGTTCTACTATGCTACACAGTTTAACCAACCAATCAGTTCCTGGGATACCAGCAAAGTGACCAACATGGCCTATATGTTTGCTTTCTCTTCTCTTTTCAACCAGAACATATCTGGCTGGAACGTGGCGGCAGTGACGAATCATACGAGCTTTCGCACTAATAGTGCGCTCACCGCCATCAATGCTCCTCCAGGCTGGTAG
- a CDS encoding rhodanese-related sulfurtransferase, producing MQKILLYYKFTPIADPELLKLWQKTLCDSLNLHGRILVSKQGINGTVGGDIEDLKAYIKATKQHPGFKDILWKWSDGSRDNFPRMSVKVKKELVAFETWDEIEVDEQGVVGTGPHLKPEEVNAMVEKYGDDVVFFDGRNQYEAKVGRFKNAVVPDTRTSRDFKRELDSGKYDELKNKKVISYCTGGVRCELLSAMMKQRGFKDVYQIDGGIVKYGETYGDDGLWEGQLYVFDGRMGMDFSDHAKVIGECIHCGGSTSNYENCALPSCNDLVLICEHCKLDEKNLYHTEMCRTARQQQLQNA from the coding sequence ATGCAAAAAATTCTGCTTTACTATAAATTCACTCCTATAGCCGACCCAGAGCTATTAAAGCTATGGCAAAAAACGCTCTGCGATAGTCTCAATTTACATGGTCGGATACTGGTAAGTAAGCAAGGGATTAATGGAACGGTTGGCGGAGACATAGAAGACCTCAAGGCATACATAAAAGCCACCAAGCAACACCCGGGATTCAAAGATATACTGTGGAAATGGAGCGATGGCTCACGTGACAACTTCCCGCGTATGAGCGTAAAAGTAAAAAAAGAATTAGTTGCTTTTGAAACCTGGGACGAAATTGAAGTTGATGAGCAAGGTGTCGTTGGTACCGGCCCCCACCTGAAGCCCGAAGAAGTGAATGCCATGGTCGAAAAATACGGTGACGACGTAGTGTTTTTTGACGGGCGCAACCAGTATGAGGCTAAAGTTGGTCGTTTTAAAAACGCTGTTGTGCCCGACACGCGGACTAGCCGTGACTTCAAACGCGAGCTCGATAGCGGTAAATACGACGAACTAAAAAACAAAAAAGTCATTAGCTATTGTACGGGTGGTGTGCGCTGTGAACTGCTGAGTGCCATGATGAAGCAACGTGGCTTTAAAGACGTTTACCAAATTGACGGTGGCATTGTAAAATACGGAGAAACGTATGGTGATGATGGACTATGGGAGGGGCAACTTTACGTGTTCGATGGCCGTATGGGGATGGATTTTAGTGATCATGCAAAAGTGATTGGCGAGTGCATTCATTGTGGCGGCAGTACGAGTAACTACGAGAACTGTGCGCTGCCTAGCTGCAACGACCTAGTACTTATTTGTGAACACTGTAAGCTTGATGAAAAGAATTTGTATCATACAGAAATGTGTCGCACAGCGCGCCAGCAACAGCTGCAAAATGCGTAG
- a CDS encoding phage holin family protein, with protein sequence MKRQLLTFVIRWMLNSFGLWVAVRIFGTGYSNAQIDQGAAVFLLAGLIFSVVNAVLKPAAIILALPAILVTLGLFTIIVNGLMVYISLKLAPGLTMTFWHSVLTGLVLSLVNYIVSSALELEYVRVREEKS encoded by the coding sequence ATGAAACGCCAGTTACTTACGTTTGTGATCCGATGGATGCTCAATTCATTTGGCCTATGGGTGGCGGTCAGGATTTTTGGGACTGGATACAGCAACGCGCAAATTGATCAAGGAGCAGCAGTCTTTTTGCTGGCAGGGCTTATTTTCTCAGTAGTTAACGCGGTATTAAAGCCAGCTGCCATTATATTGGCTTTGCCGGCAATTCTCGTCACGCTCGGGCTCTTCACGATTATTGTTAATGGTCTTATGGTGTATATTTCTCTCAAGCTTGCCCCGGGGCTAACGATGACATTTTGGCACTCGGTTCTTACTGGTTTGGTGCTAAGTTTGGTAAACTATATAGTTAGTAGCGCGCTTGAATTAGAGTATGTGCGCGTGCGAGAGGAGAAATCGTGA
- a CDS encoding 50S ribosomal protein L25 encodes MGDKISLKIEARELRGKKVVKLRKQGMTPAVVYGQDTEPQAIQADSSELRKVVVRAGMHTPINLTGSKRRIAMIKSVDYDPTKRGSIRHVAFHAVNANEPVNAEVPIRLVGEGESVAERSGLIVLQALEKIEVKALPMDLPEALEVSILALAAEGDRVTVGDIVLPAGVEIVEHDDGRADEEDEEKQSVLDLVVANVYEPSSLAAANEAAAGDAEDESQVASEGGEQPVDQPAEPESAETKSE; translated from the coding sequence ATGGGAGATAAGATTAGTCTTAAAATTGAGGCACGCGAACTGCGTGGTAAAAAAGTTGTCAAACTTCGCAAGCAAGGCATGACGCCTGCGGTGGTATACGGACAAGACACGGAGCCACAGGCCATTCAGGCGGACAGCAGTGAGCTTCGCAAGGTAGTGGTACGTGCTGGCATGCACACACCGATCAACTTAACGGGCAGTAAGCGGCGAATTGCCATGATCAAAAGTGTTGACTACGATCCAACAAAACGTGGCAGTATACGTCATGTCGCGTTTCATGCGGTCAATGCTAACGAGCCTGTCAATGCCGAAGTGCCAATTAGGTTGGTCGGCGAAGGGGAGTCTGTCGCTGAGCGGTCTGGCTTGATTGTCTTGCAGGCGCTAGAGAAGATTGAAGTTAAGGCACTGCCTATGGACCTACCAGAGGCACTTGAAGTGTCAATTTTGGCTCTCGCAGCCGAGGGTGATCGCGTGACGGTCGGTGATATTGTGTTGCCGGCTGGAGTGGAAATTGTCGAGCATGATGACGGACGTGCCGATGAGGAAGATGAAGAAAAGCAAAGCGTCCTTGACCTTGTGGTCGCCAACGTCTACGAGCCAAGCTCGCTGGCAGCAGCTAACGAAGCCGCTGCAGGTGACGCAGAAGACGAAAGCCAAGTTGCAAGCGAAGGCGGCGAACAGCCTGTCGATCAACCCGCCGAGCCTGAAAGCGCTGAAACGAAGAGCGAGTAG
- a CDS encoding aminopeptidase P N-terminal domain-containing protein, with protein sequence MRPSPLPPDVVRLIEALDGGLVVVTAYAQQQLSGDMAAPFVQEASFWWLSRIEQPGWKLVIDGSRRKTTLIRPRLTKSQIVFDGGLDDSRALELSGAHDVIGADEFEAFLRQARRAHSMVYTIKPNIEEYDFETNPAQHELCVVLERIFTTVQDCTPALAQLRAIKTPFEIMSMKKAIKLTTTAFAEVRARLGDYSYEYEIEADITRCFRRHNAKHAYEPIVASGKNALTLHYTANRHKLAKNQFVLIDVGARADGYCADITRTYCINPTKRQRQVHEAVEHAHHAIISLIKPGLPVAEYLSQVDEIMKDAMIRLGLLKDRSDEVLYHTYFPHAVSHGLGVDVHDSLGAPRYLAEGMVLTVEPGIYIPEEGIGVRIEDDVLVTKTGYKNLSGSLSTNL encoded by the coding sequence ATGCGCCCCAGTCCTCTTCCACCGGATGTAGTACGACTCATCGAAGCACTTGATGGCGGCTTGGTGGTTGTCACTGCCTATGCTCAGCAGCAACTATCGGGTGATATGGCTGCACCTTTTGTGCAAGAAGCGAGTTTTTGGTGGTTGTCGCGTATCGAGCAGCCCGGATGGAAGCTAGTAATCGATGGCTCACGACGGAAAACCACCCTTATACGTCCCAGGTTGACGAAATCTCAGATAGTATTTGACGGTGGGCTAGATGACAGTCGGGCTCTTGAGCTTTCGGGTGCGCATGATGTAATAGGCGCAGACGAGTTTGAGGCTTTTTTGAGACAGGCGCGTCGTGCGCATAGCATGGTGTATACGATAAAGCCGAATATCGAGGAATATGACTTTGAAACTAACCCGGCGCAGCATGAGCTATGCGTAGTGCTCGAGCGCATATTTACCACGGTGCAGGACTGCACGCCTGCACTCGCACAGCTCCGCGCCATTAAGACACCATTCGAAATTATGTCAATGAAAAAGGCGATTAAGCTGACGACAACTGCTTTCGCAGAGGTTCGAGCCAGACTCGGTGATTACTCGTACGAATATGAAATTGAGGCAGATATTACACGCTGTTTTCGACGTCATAATGCCAAACATGCCTACGAGCCAATTGTTGCAAGTGGCAAAAACGCACTAACACTTCACTATACTGCCAATCGGCATAAACTTGCTAAAAATCAGTTTGTGTTGATTGATGTCGGTGCACGGGCTGACGGGTACTGTGCCGACATTACGCGCACGTACTGCATAAATCCTACAAAACGTCAGCGTCAAGTCCATGAGGCAGTTGAACATGCACACCATGCCATTATTTCACTCATAAAGCCAGGCCTTCCTGTGGCTGAGTATCTGAGCCAAGTTGATGAGATCATGAAAGATGCGATGATACGCCTGGGCCTTTTAAAGGACCGGTCGGACGAAGTTCTCTACCATACGTACTTTCCGCACGCGGTGAGCCACGGTCTTGGTGTCGACGTCCACGATAGCCTGGGTGCGCCACGCTACCTTGCTGAAGGTATGGTGCTTACCGTAGAGCCCGGCATCTATATACCAGAAGAAGGAATTGGTGTCCGCATTGAAGATGATGTCCTTGTGACAAAGACTGGCTATAAAAACTTGAGCGGTTCGCTGTCGACAAATCTCTAG